One segment of Stegostoma tigrinum isolate sSteTig4 chromosome 26, sSteTig4.hap1, whole genome shotgun sequence DNA contains the following:
- the LOC125464356 gene encoding protein NipSnap homolog 1-like, translated as MAAMWPARVWKSPGLLARSSVALTFSRANSKGEEQDKGWFRSLFVHKVNQRKDAHSNLLSKKETSSLYKMQFHNVKPECLDAYNNLSEQILQKLHNDPDYPCEIVGSWNTLYGEQDQAVHLWRFSGGYPALTDAMEKLLQNKEYLEYRKERSKMLLSRKNQLLLEFSFWNEPVPRPGPNIYELRTYFLKPGTMIEWGNNWARAIRFRQENNEAVGGFFSLVGDLYVVHHLWAYKDLASRQETRDAAWQKPGWDECVYYTVPLIRYMESRIMMPLKISTLQ; from the exons aTGGCGGCGATGTGGCCTGCTCGGGTGTGGAAATCTCCGGGGCTGTTAGCACGAAGTTCGGTGGCACTGACTTTCAGCAG AGCAAATAGCAAAGGAGAGGAACAGGACAAAGGATGGTTTAGGTCGTTATTTGTTCACAAAGTTAATCAGAGAAAAGATGCTCACTCCAATCTACTTTCCAAAAAGGAGACCAGCAGCTTGTATAAAATGCAGT TTCATAATGTGAAGCCAGAATGTCTGGACGCGTACAACAATTTATC GGAACAAATATTGCAAAAGCTACACAATGATCCTGACTACCCGTGTGAGATCGTAGGGAGCTGGAATACTTTGTATGGTGAACAAGATCAAGCAG TGCATTTGTGGCGGTTTTCTGGTGGTTATCCTGCTTTGACAGATGCTATGGAGAAGCTATTACAGAATAAG GAATATTTGGAATATCGAAAGGAGAGGAGCAAGATGTTGCTGTCTCGTAAAAACCAGCTACTGTTGGAGTTCAGTTTTTGGAATGAACCAGTACCAAGACCAGGACCTAATATTTATGAACTTAGGACATATTTTTTAAAG CCGGGCACCATGATTGAATGGGGAAACAACTG GGCGCGAGCCATTCGATTCCGTCAAGAAAACAACGAAGCTGTTGGAGGATTCTTTTCACTGGTTGGTGACCTATACGTGGTGCATCACCTTTGGG CTTACAAAGACCTTGCATCCAGACAGGAAACACGGGATGCAGCCTGGCAAAAGCCTGGATGGGATGAGTGTGTCTATTATACAG TTCCCTTGATCCGCTACATGGAATCTAGGATTATGATGCCACTCAAAATCTCCACTTTACAATGA